One Polaribacter sp. KT25b DNA segment encodes these proteins:
- a CDS encoding ATP-dependent endonuclease, translated as MKIKKIEVTNFRLLEKIICTLEDDITLIVGKNNTGKTSFFEAIKLATSTDGKFIFEDFSQSTYAVFKSSFNKYLESKKEGITEENQEELEKQLLAEIPKIKINFEIEYNKDNNESLVELSEFITDLEDSRNDATICISFEPKNTLKVFHSFENREDKSIDIIKYLQQNIKFLYDTVCYAIDKESDYKRKIEDSFKTKIQKVMLFENIKAMRILDDINGDSNNALSLGFSNYYKQRDKTSNQDVKDLEDKLKTVSGELKIKYEKVLESIMSKLGRFGAKTRISIPTITIDSKFDSEKVIKNNIQYLYLQNEVNLPESYNGLGYSNLIYMILELESFIEKFKNSKEEKFSNFLVILIEEPEAHMHPQMQQVFISQVSEVLKDAKNDTGIQIQVIITTHSSHILSESGIETELGFNRIRYFNRLETESGGYKITNQDFNNLKIKDDKRTFRFLRQYLTLHKSDLFFADKVILVEGTTERMLLPQMIKKSAESLCNEYVSILEVGGAYAHSFREMLEFINVRTLIITDIDSSNKKDGKCPVEQGEYTKNYTLIRWLPQKELISELTSCKTEYKIQENIRVAYQTKENGFNARSFEDAFINTNKEFFLTGHPIEKEKNIKDEFAYLRNKNIDLSKKIPDKFSSKQKTEFTFDIMSFNEKEYGEWKVPEYINEGLIWLAKKD; from the coding sequence ATGAAAATTAAAAAAATTGAGGTTACAAATTTCCGCCTATTAGAAAAAATAATTTGTACCTTAGAAGACGACATAACACTAATAGTCGGGAAAAATAACACAGGAAAAACCTCTTTTTTTGAAGCAATAAAGTTAGCTACTTCTACAGATGGGAAATTTATTTTTGAGGACTTTTCTCAGAGTACTTATGCCGTGTTTAAATCCTCTTTCAATAAATATTTAGAATCTAAAAAAGAAGGAATCACAGAAGAAAACCAAGAAGAACTTGAAAAACAACTATTAGCTGAAATTCCTAAAATCAAAATCAATTTTGAAATTGAATACAATAAAGATAATAATGAATCTCTTGTAGAACTTAGTGAATTTATAACAGACTTAGAAGATTCGAGAAATGATGCTACAATTTGTATTTCTTTTGAACCAAAAAACACTTTAAAAGTCTTTCATTCATTTGAAAACAGAGAAGATAAAAGCATTGATATAATAAAATACCTTCAGCAGAACATCAAGTTTTTATACGATACTGTTTGTTATGCAATTGATAAAGAATCTGACTATAAAAGAAAAATTGAAGACAGTTTTAAAACTAAAATTCAGAAAGTAATGCTTTTTGAAAATATAAAAGCAATGCGAATTTTAGATGATATAAATGGTGATTCTAACAATGCTTTATCACTTGGTTTTTCTAATTATTACAAACAAAGAGACAAAACCAGTAATCAGGATGTTAAAGATTTAGAGGATAAATTAAAAACAGTTTCAGGAGAGTTAAAAATCAAATATGAAAAGGTATTAGAAAGTATAATGTCGAAATTAGGCAGATTTGGAGCTAAAACTCGAATTTCAATTCCTACTATAACAATCGATTCAAAATTTGATTCTGAAAAAGTCATTAAAAATAATATACAATATCTTTATTTACAAAATGAAGTTAACTTACCAGAAAGTTATAATGGACTTGGTTATAGTAATCTAATATATATGATATTAGAGTTAGAAAGTTTTATTGAGAAGTTTAAAAACTCCAAAGAAGAGAAATTCTCAAATTTCCTTGTTATACTTATTGAAGAGCCTGAAGCCCATATGCATCCGCAAATGCAACAAGTATTTATCAGTCAAGTTTCAGAAGTTTTAAAAGATGCTAAGAATGATACTGGAATACAAATACAGGTAATTATCACAACACATTCTTCGCATATACTTTCAGAATCAGGGATTGAAACAGAATTAGGATTCAATAGAATTAGATATTTTAATAGATTAGAAACTGAATCTGGAGGATATAAAATAACAAATCAAGATTTTAATAATTTAAAAATTAAAGATGATAAACGAACTTTTAGATTCTTAAGGCAGTATTTAACACTTCATAAATCGGATTTATTTTTTGCTGATAAAGTTATATTAGTTGAAGGTACAACTGAACGTATGCTTTTACCTCAGATGATTAAAAAATCTGCAGAATCATTGTGTAACGAATACGTCTCTATACTTGAAGTTGGTGGAGCTTACGCACATTCTTTCCGTGAAATGTTAGAGTTTATAAATGTTCGAACTTTAATCATTACAGATATTGATTCAAGTAATAAAAAGGATGGCAAATGTCCAGTTGAACAAGGCGAATACACAAAAAATTATACTTTGATAAGGTGGCTACCACAAAAAGAATTAATATCAGAGTTAACTAGTTGCAAAACTGAATACAAAATACAAGAAAACATTCGTGTGGCATATCAAACAAAGGAAAATGGCTTTAACGCAAGGAGTTTTGAAGATGCTTTTATAAACACTAATAAAGAGTTTTTTTTAACTGGACACCCAATTGAAAAAGAAAAAAACATAAAGGATGAGTTTGCTTATCTAAGAAATAAAAACATTGATTTATCTAAAAAAATACCAGATAAATTTAGTTCTAAGCAAAAAACAGAGTTTACATTCGATATTATGTCTTTTAACGAAAAGGAATATGGAGAATGGAAAGTTCCAGAATATATAAATGAAGGT
- a CDS encoding aromatic aminobenezylarsenical efflux permease ArsG family transporter produces the protein MDFLQSLLENYNIPILSAFILGLMTAISPCPLATNITATAFISKNISSKRKVLLSGLLYSLGRGFSYTTIGLILYFGASKFHIARFFNQNGEKFLGPLLIIIGLIMLNVIKLNFLGKLNFQEKLSEKFKGKGLLGSFLIGIVFALAFCPYSGALFFGMLIPMTIASADGLYLPIVFAFGTGLLVLLFTYLLAFTAGKVGVFYNRITKIEKVMRTIAAVVFILTGLYYVFIFLGIIK, from the coding sequence ATGGATTTTTTACAATCACTTTTAGAGAATTATAACATTCCTATTTTATCGGCATTTATACTCGGATTAATGACTGCCATTAGTCCATGTCCTTTAGCAACAAATATTACCGCAACTGCGTTTATTTCTAAAAATATTTCGAGCAAACGAAAAGTGTTATTAAGCGGATTATTATACTCTTTAGGAAGAGGATTTAGTTATACAACAATTGGCCTGATATTATATTTTGGCGCAAGTAAGTTCCATATTGCTAGATTTTTTAATCAGAATGGAGAAAAATTTTTAGGGCCTTTATTAATCATCATTGGTTTGATTATGCTAAACGTAATCAAACTTAATTTTTTGGGAAAATTAAATTTTCAAGAAAAATTATCAGAAAAATTTAAAGGCAAAGGTCTTTTAGGTTCTTTTCTGATCGGTATCGTTTTTGCGCTCGCGTTTTGCCCATATAGTGGCGCCTTATTTTTTGGCATGTTAATTCCGATGACAATTGCTTCTGCAGACGGATTGTATTTACCAATCGTCTTCGCTTTCGGAACAGGTTTACTTGTATTACTTTTCACCTATTTATTAGCCTTCACAGCAGGAAAAGTTGGTGTTTTTTATAACCGCATTACAAAAATTGAAAAAGTAATGCGAACCATTGCAGCCGTTGTTTTTATACTAACAGGATTGTATTATGTTTTTATTTTTCTTGGAATTATTAAATAG
- a CDS encoding nitrophenyl compound nitroreductase subunit ArsF family protein codes for MKKFKFLTVLVISLVLNSCNNQPKNKTASVDESVSKIEVFDFHSTHRCMTCNAIEANTKYTLNTFFADELKNNKITFQVINVDEKKNEKIAEKFEASGTSLILNVIKNGKETQINLTEFAFMEGNDQEAFSKELKSKIDMELKAL; via the coding sequence ATGAAAAAATTCAAATTTCTTACCGTTTTAGTAATTAGTTTAGTACTAAATTCTTGTAATAATCAACCTAAAAATAAAACAGCATCTGTAGATGAATCAGTTTCTAAAATAGAAGTTTTCGATTTCCATTCTACACACAGATGTATGACTTGTAATGCTATTGAAGCCAATACAAAATATACGTTAAACACCTTTTTTGCTGATGAATTAAAAAACAATAAAATTACTTTTCAGGTGATTAATGTTGATGAAAAAAAGAACGAAAAAATTGCCGAAAAATTTGAAGCTTCTGGTACTTCTTTAATTTTAAATGTGATTAAAAACGGAAAGGAAACGCAAATAAATCTAACTGAGTTTGCTTTTATGGAGGGAAACGATCAAGAAGCCTTTTCTAAAGAATTAAAATCTAAAATAGACATGGAATTAAAAGCTCTCTAA